The nucleotide window TATATAATGCGGTTGCGAACTTTGTTATGATCGATAATCTGGAGCAGGTCGTCTACCAGTTTCAGAATACCAGCCAGACCTTGCAACGTGAATCTGCCCAACAATGGACAGGTACAGAATTAAAGGAGCTTCAGAACCTGGAGCTATGGAATTCGACTGTACGCGAGAAGCTGGTGGAATCGGCACAAGTGAAAGAGGCTTTTTCACAGATTGTTGACAATTAAGCTGCACGAAATAGAAGGAAATAGGCAAGAGACTCGACTCTTCTCCCATGCTATGTTATTATAAATCTCTGATAACGTGGTAACGAACTAAAGCGTTTGGGTTTTGGTTATAGACATGGAGGGGTTCGAGAGATGAGAAAAAAAGCGATTCTACTATTATTCATTAGTATATGTGTATTGATTGTGGCTGGTTGTTCCAGTTCCGCAAGCAAAGACGATAACACGATTGTTGTAGGAATTGACGATAAGTTTGCTCCAATGGGTTTCCGGGACGAGCAAAATGAAATTGTTGGTTTTGATATTGATTACGCAAGAGCTGCAGCGGAGAAAATGGGTAAAGAAGTCACATTCCAGCCAATCGACTGGTCTTCCAAAGAGTCAGAGCTGAACAGTGGCCGGATCGACATGATCTGGAACGGGTACACCATTACAGATGAGCGCAAAGAGAAAGTGCTCTTCACGAAGCCGTATCTGGAAAACAGTCAAGTAGCTATTACCTTGGCAGACTCACCTATTACGAAGCTGGATGAACTCGATGGCAAAAATGTGGGATTGCAGGCGCTGTCCTCCGCGGCAGATGCACTGGCAGCAAGTCCCCTGAAGGATAAAGTGAAAGCTTCCGAATTCAAGGATAACGTGCTTGCACTGACGGACTTGAAAACGAAACGTCTGGACGCAGTCATCATTGATGAAGTGGTGGCGAGATATTACATGTCCAAAGAAGAGGGAACATTCAAATTGCTGGATGAATCTCTTGCACCGGAACAATATGGCATTGGTATCAAAAAAGGCAATGAAGAGCTTCTGAATCAGCTGCAAAAAGCGCTAGATGAGCTGAATGCAGATGGAACAGCAGCTAAAATCTCCACCCAATGGTTGGGTGAAGATAAGGTTTTGAAATAGACAGGTTATACACCTGATATATAGTTAGAAACAAAACGGACCCCGT belongs to Paenibacillus sp. FSL H8-0079 and includes:
- a CDS encoding amino acid ABC transporter substrate-binding protein, producing the protein MRKKAILLLFISICVLIVAGCSSSASKDDNTIVVGIDDKFAPMGFRDEQNEIVGFDIDYARAAAEKMGKEVTFQPIDWSSKESELNSGRIDMIWNGYTITDERKEKVLFTKPYLENSQVAITLADSPITKLDELDGKNVGLQALSSAADALAASPLKDKVKASEFKDNVLALTDLKTKRLDAVIIDEVVARYYMSKEEGTFKLLDESLAPEQYGIGIKKGNEELLNQLQKALDELNADGTAAKISTQWLGEDKVLK